The proteins below are encoded in one region of Halocatena salina:
- a CDS encoding ABC transporter permease: MRELVSIGRRRGTLVWIVVLALVGVSLSGFVNKGTVSSTLRLSVPIAFAALGGIFAEKSGVINIGLEGHLIISAFVGIYATDLTGNVWIGFVSGVLASTLLAAVFAVVCLEFRADQIIAGLAVWFVALGLAPFLSTVIYGSVNADSASFAPITIPGLSKLPGVGALFDAAPPVYLMFLAVGGSWYVLNRTAFGRWVHASGENPQALDTAGVSVRRVRYVSVLLSGVLAGIGGASLSLSLGEFSGNGQTMVDGRGFIAIVVYLLGNYNPIGAFLSTTLFAGLQTVQIQLQSGYLPSSLVQTIPYLTVIVVLAVVGRTRTPDAAGDHYESGEE; encoded by the coding sequence ATGCGTGAACTGGTGTCGATCGGGAGACGACGCGGGACGCTCGTGTGGATCGTGGTGCTCGCCCTCGTTGGGGTCTCCCTATCCGGGTTCGTGAACAAAGGCACGGTGAGTTCGACGCTCCGGCTATCCGTGCCGATCGCGTTCGCTGCGCTCGGCGGGATCTTCGCCGAAAAAAGCGGCGTCATCAACATCGGATTGGAGGGTCATCTCATTATTTCCGCGTTCGTGGGGATCTATGCGACGGATCTCACCGGCAACGTCTGGATCGGGTTCGTGTCTGGCGTACTTGCGAGTACACTGCTCGCTGCGGTGTTTGCGGTCGTCTGTCTCGAATTTCGTGCGGATCAGATCATCGCAGGGCTTGCGGTGTGGTTCGTGGCGCTCGGTCTCGCGCCGTTTCTGTCCACGGTGATCTACGGCAGCGTGAACGCCGACAGCGCGAGCTTCGCTCCGATCACGATCCCAGGACTGTCGAAGCTTCCCGGGGTTGGTGCGCTGTTCGATGCCGCGCCGCCGGTGTATCTGATGTTCCTCGCGGTCGGCGGATCGTGGTACGTTCTCAACCGTACCGCGTTCGGACGGTGGGTACACGCGAGTGGAGAGAACCCCCAAGCGCTGGACACGGCTGGCGTGAGCGTCAGGCGGGTTCGGTACGTGAGTGTGCTCCTGTCGGGAGTGTTGGCTGGCATCGGCGGCGCGAGTCTCTCGCTCAGTCTGGGGGAATTCAGCGGCAACGGTCAAACGATGGTCGACGGCCGGGGGTTCATCGCCATCGTCGTGTATCTGTTGGGCAACTACAACCCGATCGGAGCTTTCCTCTCGACAACCCTGTTCGCTGGGTTGCAGACGGTCCAGATCCAACTCCAATCGGGATATCTCCCGAGTTCGTTGGTCCAAACGATCCCTTATCTCACCGTCATCGTCGTGCTCGCAGTCGTGGGCCGAACGCGCACCCCCGACGCCGCGGGCGATCACTACGAATCGGGCGAGGAGTAG
- a CDS encoding ABC transporter permease, with translation MSDVLSRAKERLRAVLERSARLSAVERILISTAALVLAVLVGAVLILVSGRMTTCTTAAATYFGVGFCYDPVTVFDRLFFGALGDPMNPLFRPFQGEFAPPFRKGWSPFNAAMAVTLRETTVLVLTGLSVALAFRSGVFNIGTQGQLVAGALASALGLLVLAPLVPGGVMGTVLLVPTGLGIGAVAGGLYGAIPGVLKAYADANEVITTIMLNFVAAQFALYLVSNHFQRPDSQVVETVPLPDGATIPSVVFDPRMKFSLFALAIAIGFGGVIYYLLRYTTLGYDLRTSGLQPTGAEYGGVKTKRTIVASLTLSGALGGLGGAMYVMMILGNFQTGVPSYGFDGITVAILAGNNPLGVLFAAPLFGIIKSGAIVIDTSTSMPPQLVDVLRGLIVLFVAMPEFFRMIGRRTIAEKPNPDGGEEDA, from the coding sequence ATGAGTGATGTGCTCTCACGAGCGAAAGAACGGCTACGAGCTGTCCTCGAACGATCTGCTCGGCTGTCGGCGGTCGAGCGGATCTTGATCAGCACGGCAGCGCTCGTTCTCGCGGTGCTCGTCGGTGCGGTGCTCATTCTCGTTTCAGGACGGATGACGACGTGTACGACCGCAGCAGCGACGTATTTCGGTGTCGGATTCTGTTACGATCCGGTCACGGTGTTCGACCGGTTGTTCTTCGGGGCGTTAGGCGATCCGATGAACCCGCTGTTTCGGCCGTTTCAGGGCGAATTCGCCCCGCCGTTCCGGAAGGGGTGGAGTCCGTTTAACGCGGCGATGGCGGTGACGCTGCGGGAAACGACTGTACTCGTGTTGACCGGGTTGTCGGTGGCGCTTGCGTTCCGGTCGGGCGTGTTCAACATCGGAACACAGGGACAACTCGTCGCTGGCGCACTCGCAAGCGCGCTGGGACTGCTCGTGTTGGCGCCACTCGTTCCCGGTGGCGTGATGGGGACGGTCCTGCTCGTTCCCACCGGACTGGGCATCGGCGCGGTCGCTGGTGGGCTGTACGGAGCCATCCCCGGCGTTCTCAAAGCATACGCCGACGCCAACGAGGTGATCACAACCATCATGCTCAACTTCGTCGCTGCGCAGTTCGCCCTGTATCTCGTCTCGAACCATTTCCAACGGCCCGACAGTCAGGTGGTCGAGACGGTTCCGCTTCCCGACGGCGCGACGATCCCGTCAGTCGTGTTCGACCCCCGAATGAAATTCTCCCTGTTTGCGCTCGCCATTGCGATCGGGTTCGGCGGTGTGATCTACTATCTGTTGAGATACACTACGCTGGGGTACGATCTCCGCACGAGTGGACTCCAACCCACCGGAGCCGAGTACGGCGGCGTCAAAACCAAACGGACCATCGTTGCGAGCCTAACGCTCTCGGGGGCGCTGGGCGGTCTCGGCGGCGCGATGTACGTCATGATGATTCTCGGTAATTTCCAGACCGGCGTGCCGTCCTACGGGTTCGACGGCATCACGGTCGCCATCCTCGCCGGCAACAACCCGTTGGGCGTCTTGTTCGCAGCGCCGTTGTTTGGAATCATCAAAAGCGGAGCGATCGTCATCGACACCTCCACATCGATGCCACCACAGCTCGTGGACGTGTTGCGTGGGCTGATCGTTCTGTTCGTTGCGATGCCGGAGTTCTTCCGGATGATCGGTCGGCGGACGATCGCAGAGAAACCGAACCCGGACGGAGGTGAGGAGGATGCGTGA
- a CDS encoding ABC transporter ATP-binding protein produces the protein MTPAVSLDGITKRFPGVLANDDVDLTVERGTVHALLGENGAGKTTLMNVLYGLYEPTAGQIVVDGTERSFQTPQDAIDAGIGMIHQHFMLVDSMTVAENVTLGAEPRKWGGMAIDRDQARQDVAHLCDRFGLDVDPEARISELSVGVQQRTEILKALYRGTDVLILDEPTAVLTPQEVEELLSVFELLTEQDKTIIFITHKLGEAMRAADEITVLRDGRNVGTVDAEETTREELAELMVGREVLLEIETSPPDPGEVALSVDDLTVVNEQEIDVVSDVSFAVRRGEVFGIAGVDGNGQSELIEAITGLRYPQAGTIGFNGREITDDSRRERIDQGMAYIPADRHERGVVMEFDLVENGLLGSQHGEVFANNGRIDWSHTREHTETIIEEYDVQPPDPDATVSSLSGGNQQKFIVGREFARDPRLVVAAHPTRGVDIGSTEFIHERLLELRNAGVGVLLVSSKLEEVRGLSDRLAVMYEGEFVDTVDPGAVTEEELGLLMAGEQPEREVHADE, from the coding sequence ATGACGCCGGCCGTTTCCCTCGATGGAATCACGAAACGTTTCCCGGGTGTTCTCGCTAACGACGACGTCGATCTCACCGTCGAACGTGGGACGGTTCACGCGCTCCTCGGTGAGAACGGTGCCGGAAAGACGACGCTGATGAACGTTCTGTATGGGCTGTACGAGCCGACCGCGGGACAGATCGTCGTAGACGGCACCGAGCGATCGTTCCAGACGCCACAGGACGCGATCGATGCGGGGATCGGAATGATCCACCAGCATTTCATGCTCGTCGATTCGATGACTGTCGCTGAAAACGTGACACTCGGGGCAGAGCCCCGGAAATGGGGCGGAATGGCGATCGACCGCGACCAAGCCCGTCAGGACGTTGCCCATCTCTGTGATCGATTCGGGCTCGATGTCGATCCCGAGGCCCGGATCTCGGAGTTGAGCGTCGGAGTCCAACAGCGTACCGAGATCCTGAAGGCGCTGTACCGGGGAACCGACGTTCTCATTCTGGACGAGCCGACGGCAGTGTTGACACCTCAAGAGGTCGAAGAACTCCTCTCGGTGTTCGAACTGCTGACCGAGCAGGACAAAACGATTATTTTCATCACGCACAAGCTCGGTGAGGCGATGCGGGCCGCCGACGAGATCACCGTGCTCCGCGACGGTCGAAACGTCGGCACGGTCGACGCCGAGGAAACCACACGCGAGGAGCTGGCGGAGTTGATGGTCGGTCGAGAGGTGTTGTTGGAAATCGAAACGTCACCCCCCGACCCGGGAGAAGTGGCCCTGTCGGTCGACGATCTCACGGTTGTGAACGAACAAGAGATCGATGTAGTTTCCGATGTGTCTTTTGCCGTCCGGCGGGGTGAGGTGTTCGGAATCGCTGGCGTGGACGGCAATGGACAGAGCGAGCTGATCGAAGCCATCACCGGCTTGCGGTATCCCCAAGCCGGGACGATCGGGTTCAACGGCCGAGAGATCACCGACGACTCCCGCCGAGAGCGCATCGATCAGGGCATGGCGTACATTCCTGCTGATAGACATGAACGAGGAGTAGTGATGGAGTTCGATCTGGTCGAGAACGGGTTGTTAGGGAGCCAACACGGCGAAGTGTTTGCGAACAACGGACGGATCGATTGGTCACACACCCGCGAGCATACGGAAACGATCATCGAGGAGTACGACGTGCAACCGCCCGATCCGGACGCTACAGTGTCGTCGCTTTCCGGTGGCAATCAGCAGAAGTTCATCGTCGGTCGAGAGTTCGCTCGTGATCCGCGGCTCGTCGTTGCTGCTCACCCCACTCGTGGCGTGGACATCGGATCGACGGAATTCATCCACGAGCGGCTGTTGGAACTCCGCAACGCGGGCGTTGGGGTGTTGCTCGTCTCCTCGAAGCTAGAGGAAGTTCGGGGGCTGTCCGACCGGTTGGCGGTGATGTACGAGGGCGAGTTCGTGGACACCGTCGATCCCGGAGCCGTCACCGAAGAGGAACTCGGACTGTTGATGGCTGGCGAACAGCCGGAACGTGAGGTGCACGCCGATGAGTGA
- a CDS encoding BMP family lipoprotein, with protein sequence MDRRTFVKTLGVTSIAGLAGCTGGPTENDGDTENTDGGSASVAVVYATGGLGDGSFNDQAQTGLERAKEELSIQTEHSQPSDTSEFSRFQSQYAQSTSPDYDLVCCIGSLQGDPLSDTAPQFPDQQFMLVDANVDEPNVESYQFREEEGSFQVGHLAGLLTTDGLSTGAASTTDATSVGFIGGKENPLIKKFEAGFKAGVAYTDDSIDITSNYIGSFNDVTRGKEAALTQYNNGVDIIYHASGNTGTGVFQAAQEAGRYAIGVDSDQSKTESKYADHILASMVKYVNIAMFDAIEGVVEESFEGGTATELGLEQEGVKTVYGEAIGSEIPDEIKSKLETSKEQIVSGEISIPTDPSNV encoded by the coding sequence ATGGACAGACGTACCTTTGTGAAGACACTCGGAGTGACAAGTATCGCGGGGCTTGCGGGCTGTACCGGGGGTCCGACGGAAAACGATGGGGATACGGAGAACACCGACGGAGGATCGGCTTCCGTCGCAGTGGTGTACGCCACCGGCGGTCTCGGTGATGGCTCGTTCAACGACCAGGCACAGACTGGTCTCGAACGTGCTAAAGAGGAGCTTTCGATCCAGACCGAACACTCCCAGCCGTCGGATACGTCCGAATTCTCGCGGTTCCAGAGCCAGTACGCCCAATCGACATCTCCAGATTACGATCTCGTCTGCTGCATCGGTTCGCTGCAGGGAGACCCGCTGTCGGACACCGCACCGCAATTTCCAGACCAGCAGTTCATGCTTGTCGATGCGAACGTCGACGAGCCGAACGTCGAGAGCTACCAGTTCCGCGAAGAAGAAGGCTCTTTTCAGGTGGGCCACCTTGCCGGGCTACTCACGACCGATGGACTGTCGACGGGCGCGGCGTCAACGACCGACGCGACGAGCGTCGGTTTCATCGGCGGGAAGGAAAACCCGCTCATAAAGAAGTTCGAAGCGGGTTTCAAAGCTGGCGTCGCCTACACCGATGACTCCATCGACATCACGAGTAATTACATCGGCTCATTCAATGACGTTACTCGTGGAAAAGAGGCAGCGTTGACTCAGTACAACAACGGTGTCGACATCATTTATCACGCCTCGGGCAACACCGGAACCGGCGTCTTCCAGGCCGCACAGGAGGCAGGCCGGTATGCGATCGGAGTCGACAGCGACCAGTCGAAGACTGAATCCAAATACGCCGATCACATCCTCGCCAGTATGGTCAAATACGTCAACATCGCCATGTTCGACGCCATCGAGGGTGTGGTCGAAGAGTCCTTCGAAGGCGGAACGGCGACCGAGCTGGGGTTAGAACAAGAAGGGGTGAAGACGGTGTACGGCGAGGCGATCGGCTCGGAGATCCCAGACGAAATCAAATCGAAACTCGAAACCTCGAAAGAACAGATCGTGTCGGGTGAGATTTCCATCCCGACGGATCCATCTAACGTCTAA
- a CDS encoding phosphomannomutase, which translates to MGLFGTAGIRGDARESVTPSLALAVGQAVGQKATEVVIARDGRETGTALAGAVESGVTSGGARALRAGQLPTPALAYASRGRHGVMLTASHNPPPDNGIKLFVDGEEFDAEREARIEEHVDDGPTPVEWDEWGATERLEALSTYRQAVVEYARAVGIDARSYAERATGSTEINLNGLTVVVDCANGMASLATPQVLRELGAHVVALNANVDGHFPGRPSKPTPVTLSDLREFVEGYEDPVVGIGHDGDADRIVIVDGTGAVVHEDTVLAILAEHYVRASDASDPVVVTTPNASDRIDERVEAVGGRTERVRLGYLHDGIATVHEESGSVVFAGEPWKHIHPGFGSWIDGVTSAAVVSVLVATAAEDPDDPQVEGGQNGLAVLRDPITERPYRKENVTCPDGYKSQAMERVPQRLSEQFPAATINEEHGVRLAFDDGAWTLVRPSGTEPYIRVYAESTGVDELVDTVTSVVDRAVNDARD; encoded by the coding sequence ATGGGTCTGTTCGGAACCGCTGGAATCCGGGGTGACGCTCGGGAGAGTGTCACGCCGTCGCTGGCGCTCGCAGTCGGACAAGCTGTCGGACAGAAAGCAACGGAAGTTGTCATCGCTCGAGATGGTCGTGAGACCGGGACAGCACTGGCTGGGGCAGTCGAGTCGGGGGTAACGAGTGGGGGCGCGCGGGCGTTGCGCGCTGGACAGCTCCCGACGCCCGCACTGGCGTACGCTTCCCGTGGCCGGCACGGGGTGATGCTCACTGCGAGCCACAACCCTCCGCCCGACAATGGGATCAAGCTCTTTGTCGATGGCGAGGAGTTCGACGCCGAGCGGGAAGCACGGATCGAAGAACACGTCGACGACGGGCCCACACCGGTCGAGTGGGACGAATGGGGGGCGACCGAACGCTTGGAAGCGCTGTCAACCTATCGGCAAGCGGTGGTCGAGTACGCACGAGCCGTTGGAATCGACGCGCGTTCCTACGCTGAGCGTGCGACCGGATCGACGGAGATCAACCTGAACGGACTAACGGTCGTCGTCGACTGCGCCAACGGGATGGCCTCGCTTGCGACGCCACAGGTGCTCCGCGAGCTGGGGGCGCACGTCGTGGCGTTGAACGCAAACGTCGATGGGCATTTCCCCGGCCGACCGAGTAAACCGACACCGGTCACGTTGTCCGATCTTCGGGAGTTCGTCGAAGGGTACGAGGATCCGGTCGTGGGAATCGGTCACGATGGCGATGCCGATCGGATCGTCATCGTCGACGGCACCGGGGCAGTCGTCCACGAGGACACGGTGCTTGCCATCCTCGCCGAGCACTACGTCCGCGCGAGCGATGCCAGCGATCCGGTCGTCGTGACGACGCCCAACGCCTCCGATCGGATCGACGAGCGCGTCGAGGCGGTCGGTGGACGGACCGAGCGGGTCCGGCTCGGATATCTCCACGACGGCATCGCCACCGTCCACGAGGAAAGTGGCTCTGTCGTCTTCGCCGGCGAGCCGTGGAAACACATTCATCCCGGGTTTGGATCGTGGATCGACGGCGTGACCAGCGCCGCCGTCGTATCAGTGCTCGTCGCCACCGCTGCTGAGGATCCGGACGATCCCCAAGTCGAAGGGGGACAGAACGGACTGGCTGTGTTGCGAGATCCCATCACCGAGCGCCCATACCGGAAGGAGAACGTCACCTGTCCTGACGGATACAAGAGTCAGGCGATGGAACGAGTCCCACAGCGGCTTTCTGAGCAGTTCCCCGCGGCAACGATAAACGAAGAACACGGCGTCCGCTTGGCGTTCGACGACGGAGCATGGACACTCGTCCGACCGAGCGGCACGGAGCCGTACATCCGGGTGTACGCCGAGAGCACAGGGGTCGACGAGTTGGTCGACACCGTTACTAGCGTGGTCGACCGGGCGGTGAACGATGCTCGTGATTGA
- a CDS encoding DUF5793 family protein: protein MRDYFALDVTTGDRSKPQITVSFDGPSEQFMEQLGADTGTTPSLDSDRLEVSYRMRDGSMAPGTSGVFAVTDRITGDFILECNADAGTIDRLVTAAREHDDSTTDGQYQFTLTINDREVLSCDRDLFLVYSTDGELLRQHSLIPSGVEL, encoded by the coding sequence ATGCGAGATTATTTCGCTCTCGATGTCACCACCGGGGACAGATCGAAACCCCAGATCACCGTCAGCTTCGATGGGCCATCCGAGCAGTTCATGGAACAGTTGGGTGCGGACACCGGGACGACTCCGTCACTCGACTCCGACCGCCTTGAGGTATCATACCGAATGCGCGACGGTTCGATGGCTCCGGGGACGTCGGGAGTGTTCGCTGTGACCGACCGCATCACAGGCGATTTCATCCTCGAATGCAACGCCGATGCCGGAACGATCGACCGTCTCGTCACCGCCGCACGGGAACACGACGATTCGACGACAGACGGCCAGTATCAGTTCACACTCACGATCAACGACCGCGAGGTGCTTTCTTGTGATCGGGATCTCTTTCTCGTCTACAGCACCGACGGCGAACTCCTCCGTCAACACAGTCTCATCCCCAGCGGTGTGGAGCTGTGA
- the gyrA gene encoding DNA gyrase subunit A, which translates to MSSDLPEDPITDHDQLQTVRIEEEMEQSYIDYAMSVIAGRALPDVRDGLKPVQKRILYAMEESGITSNAGHRKCSNIVGDTMGKYHPHGDSSIYDALARMAQEFSLRYPLVDGQGNFGSVDGDPPAAMRYTEARMSPIGEEMLADIDSDTVDFQPNYDDRLEEPIVLPSALPNLLLNGSSGIAVGMSTNIPPHNLGEIVDGLIHRIDNPDSTISELIEYVKGPDFPTGANIVGRSGIYDAYTTGRGKIRLRAAMEIDEERGQIVVTELPYQENKARRIKRIADDVNDGTIEGIRDIRDESDRDGVRIVIELKRGANPDVVRNQLVKHHLEQTFSIIMLALVDGQPRILDLPAMLDAFLEHRREVVRRRTQHKLDNATERAHVLEGRLLALDNAEKVVEVIHSASDRSEAKATLQTTFDFTERQADHIVRMQLGSLTSLETEEIESEYDSLTEQIERFETILSEESELLGVIKSELHDLKAKYDDDRRTTIIEDAGTVSHEDLIPQEESIVVLTESNYVKRMALSTFDAQHRGGKGIIGTKLKDGDRVSAVFHANTHDYLLCFTTNGQVYQLKTYELPEMSRTARGKSAVNVLDLDPDEDVTAIVNTEEFNGDRSLTMVTKNGYIKRTPTTEFNNILSTGIRAVSLESDDELVDVVVTNGTTDVLIGTEQGRSIRFSEEDVRPMGRAARGVNGIELVGDDRVAGLVAIRDEDATLLTVTEHGYGKRTPIEEYRAQSRYGKGLVDIKTTDRNGVVVALETVSDDEDLVLMSDQGQIMRTHADEVSRQGRNTMGVQVMSPDDQDRVATVDVVPL; encoded by the coding sequence ATGAGTTCTGATCTGCCCGAAGACCCGATCACCGATCACGACCAGTTACAGACGGTCCGAATCGAAGAGGAGATGGAACAGAGTTACATCGATTATGCGATGAGCGTCATCGCAGGGCGTGCGCTGCCAGACGTGCGCGACGGTCTCAAACCCGTCCAAAAGCGGATCCTGTACGCGATGGAGGAATCCGGAATAACGTCGAACGCTGGCCACCGAAAATGTTCGAACATCGTCGGAGATACGATGGGGAAATACCACCCCCATGGGGACAGTTCGATCTACGACGCACTGGCCCGGATGGCCCAAGAGTTCTCGCTACGCTATCCGCTGGTCGATGGCCAAGGAAACTTCGGTTCTGTTGACGGCGATCCACCGGCCGCGATGCGGTACACCGAGGCTCGGATGAGTCCGATCGGAGAGGAGATGCTCGCTGACATCGATTCGGACACCGTCGATTTCCAACCGAACTACGACGATCGGCTCGAAGAGCCGATCGTGCTCCCCTCTGCGCTGCCGAACCTGTTGTTGAACGGTTCATCGGGAATCGCCGTCGGAATGAGCACGAACATTCCACCCCACAACCTCGGGGAGATCGTCGACGGTCTCATCCACCGCATCGACAATCCAGACAGCACGATCTCCGAACTGATAGAGTACGTCAAGGGCCCGGATTTCCCGACGGGAGCGAACATCGTCGGCCGATCGGGAATCTACGACGCCTACACGACGGGGCGAGGAAAAATTCGGCTGCGCGCCGCCATGGAGATCGACGAAGAACGGGGACAGATCGTCGTAACCGAGCTTCCGTACCAAGAGAACAAAGCCCGGCGCATAAAACGCATTGCCGACGACGTCAACGACGGAACGATCGAGGGAATCAGGGACATCCGCGACGAATCCGATCGGGACGGTGTGCGCATCGTCATCGAACTCAAGCGTGGTGCAAACCCGGACGTGGTCAGAAATCAGCTGGTGAAACACCACCTCGAACAGACGTTTAGTATCATCATGCTCGCGCTGGTCGACGGCCAGCCGAGGATTTTGGACCTACCGGCGATGCTCGATGCGTTCTTAGAACATCGCCGCGAAGTGGTGCGCCGTCGGACCCAACACAAGTTGGACAACGCCACGGAACGCGCGCACGTACTCGAAGGCCGACTGTTAGCGCTCGACAACGCCGAGAAGGTGGTCGAAGTGATTCACAGCGCGTCGGACCGATCGGAAGCGAAAGCGACGTTGCAAACGACGTTCGATTTCACGGAGCGACAGGCCGATCACATCGTCCGGATGCAGCTGGGCAGCCTCACCTCTTTGGAAACCGAAGAGATCGAATCGGAATACGACTCGCTCACCGAACAGATCGAGCGCTTCGAGACCATCCTTTCGGAGGAGAGCGAGCTGCTGGGGGTTATCAAATCCGAACTCCACGATCTCAAAGCGAAGTACGACGACGATCGGCGCACGACCATCATCGAGGACGCCGGCACGGTGAGTCACGAGGATCTAATCCCCCAAGAGGAATCGATCGTAGTGTTGACCGAATCGAACTACGTGAAACGAATGGCGCTGTCGACGTTCGACGCCCAACACCGGGGTGGAAAGGGCATCATCGGAACGAAACTCAAAGACGGAGACCGGGTAAGTGCGGTGTTCCACGCCAACACCCACGATTATTTGCTGTGTTTCACCACCAATGGACAGGTGTACCAGCTGAAAACGTACGAGCTTCCCGAGATGAGCCGGACGGCCCGCGGGAAATCGGCGGTGAACGTGCTCGATCTCGATCCCGACGAAGACGTGACGGCCATCGTCAACACCGAGGAGTTCAACGGCGATCGCTCGCTCACGATGGTCACGAAAAACGGCTACATCAAACGCACACCCACGACCGAGTTCAACAATATTCTCTCGACAGGAATCCGTGCCGTATCCCTCGAATCCGACGACGAACTCGTCGACGTCGTGGTGACGAACGGCACGACAGACGTGCTCATCGGCACCGAGCAGGGCCGATCGATTCGATTCAGCGAGGAAGACGTGCGGCCGATGGGACGGGCCGCACGGGGTGTCAACGGGATCGAACTCGTCGGCGACGATAGGGTCGCCGGGCTTGTGGCCATCCGTGACGAAGACGCCACCTTGCTGACGGTCACAGAGCACGGCTACGGAAAGCGCACGCCGATCGAAGAGTACCGAGCCCAATCACGCTACGGTAAAGGCCTCGTCGACATCAAAACCACCGACCGAAACGGAGTCGTCGTTGCACTCGAAACCGTCAGTGACGATGAAGATCTCGTCCTCATGAGCGACCAGGGACAGATCATGCGGACACACGCGGATGAAGTGTCCAGGCAGGGACGGAACACGATGGGCGTGCAGGTGATGTCTCCCGACGACCAAGACCGAGTTGCGACCGTCGACGTCGTCCCCCTGTGA